The Pseudalkalibacillus hwajinpoensis DNA window GATGATGTCAAAAGAATTTATGAGAAATCTGAAGGTAAAGAGATAATAAAAGTATTCCCAGACTTGTATACAAAAACAACTCCCTCTTAAAAACTCGTCCTTTTACTTTGCCTATTATTTCATGAATCGCTACGTAAGATAAAGAACCTATAGCAATCCCCATAAAAATACCATTCACGTGATTCGACTGAAGGGATTCCAAGCCTAACCAGGCAGATAGCGCTAAGACAATCGTTACCACGCAAGCAGCCACTAACACAAACACGCCGTTAATTCCACTAATTCTAGTTAGAATATACAGGGCGACCCCTTCTGGTAGATGATGGATGAACAACGCTAGAAGTAGCGCCATTCCAAATTCCCCGCTGTTACTGTTCATTCCAAGCGCAATTCCTACTGGTATATTGTGAGATAGAATAGCAAATACGAATGCGATAAGAGGGAGATAGCTTTTTTCACTAAACTTCACATGGAGGGCGCTATCCATACAAATAAATAAACTTAAAGAAAGCGAAACCCCGACGAGGAGCGCCCAGAAATTAAATAACTGTACGCTCTCCGGTATCAATTCAAGTGAAATAACACCGATTAACATTCCCCCACAGATTAAATAGAGCGCTTCTAAACGATGCTGATAATATGTATAAGCCCACAAACCTGCAGCTGAGCCAAGGATCAACCCGCCAAAACCAATGAAAAAAAGATTAATCAAAGTAGGGATTATCATCGGTTCATATCACTCCTTTTTTGCTATGGAGGGGTCAGACATGTGTCTGATCCCCATCAGCGCATTATATTAACAGGAGCGGAAACTTATGATTTAAAAAGCCGGAGAAAGGATTCCTCCTCTTCTCCGGCTTACTGTTTAAACGATATCATATCCCTGTTCTTCGACTGCTTCATTCATGGCTGAGACAGAGACAGTAGAAGGATCATACGAAACATTTGCTGTGCCTTCTTCTAAATTCACTTCCACATCCGAGACTCCTTCAAGTTCTTTCAACGCTGTTTTTACAGCAGATTTACAGTGACCACATGTCATACCTTCGATTTTCAGTGTAGATTGTTCCATTATCATTCTCCTTCCATGAAATAGTTAAAGCTTAATACGTTTTAAGCGAAGCGAATTTGTCACAACGGATACGGAACTGAACGCCATCGCTGCTCCTGCCACCCACGGTGCTAATAGACCAATAGCGGCAATTGGAACACCAATCGAATTATAGAATAGCGCCCAGAATAAATTCTGACGGATATTACGCATCGTTTTCCGACTTAAGTGAATCGCTTTTGGAATATGTTCAAGATCTCCGCCAACGAGTGTAACGTCTGCGGTTTCAATCGCAACGTCTGTTCCAGTTCCAATCGCCATTCCAATGTCAGCCGTAGCAAGAGCTGGGGCATCATTAATGCCATCTCCAACCATTGCAACCCTCTTCCCTTGCTCCTGTAATTCCTTCACTTTATTTGCTTTTTCCTCAGGCAGGACTTCCGCAAACACACCGTTTAGCTCAACCTGTTTACCAATGGCTTCAGCAGTTCGTCTGTTATCACCAGTAATCATGTACACGTCGATACCAAGCGAGCGCAACTCTCGGATCGCATTTTTTGAAGTCTCTTTAACGGTGTCTGCTACTGCAATAATCCCCTGCACTTCACCATCAAACGCAATAAACATTGCGGTCTTACCTTCAGTTTCAAATTCAGCCATTTGCTCTTCAAATTGAGAGAACGCAATTTGCTCCCGCTTCATAAGCTTTCTCGTACCTACAAAAATCTGCTTCTCTTGAACAGCAGCCACAATACCATGGCCAGGTACCGCCTCAAACTGTTCTGCTTCTTCTACCTTTACCTCTTTCTCCAATCCGTATTGAACAATCGATCTTGCCAGAGGGTGCTCCGATGCTTTTTCTGCCGCAATCAATCGTTTTAAAACGTTCTTCTCATCATCTCCAAATACGATAAAATCGGTCACTTCTGGCTTCCCTTTTGTGATCGTTCCTGTTTTATCAAGCAAGATCGCATCAACCTTATGGGTTCCTTCCAGAAATTCCCCGCCTTTGAAAAGAATCCCCTGCTCAGCACCTTTTCCAGTCCCTACCATAATTGAGGTTGGTGTTGCTAAACCGAGCGCACAAGGGCAGGCAATCACAAGTACAGCAATCCCTGCTTCTAGAGCCTGTGGTAAATTGTATGGATCAACAAGGAAATACCAGACAAGAAACGTAATCGCTGCAATCGCAACTACAATTGGAACAAAAATTCCTGAAATTACGTCTGCCATTCTTTGAATTGGGGCCTTTGACCCTTGAGCTTCTTCCACAATTCTTATTATTCCAGCAAGCGCAGTATCTTTACCAACCTTCTCTGCCCTCATCGTTAACGTGCCATTTTCATTCATTGTAGAACCGATCACACTTGAACCTTCAGCTTTTTCAATCGGAATCGATTCTCCAGTTATCATGGATTCATCTACTGATGAAGCTCCCTTTTTAACGATACCGTCTACAGGGATTTTCTCACCAGGACGAACGACGATCATATCACCGACTTGAACTTGATCAACAGGCACCTTTACTTCAACACCCTCACGAATTACACTTGCTTCTTTCGCCTGAAGATTAAGAAGCTTTGTGATCGCCTGTGTTGTTCTTCCTTTCGCAAGGTCCTCAAATAGCTTTCCGACTAAAATAAGCGTAATGAGAATCGCGCTTGTTTCAAAATATAAAGAAGGATTGTAAGATGGATTAAGGTAACTTCTGATCCCTTCAATGACGCTGTAAAAATAAGCTGCTGATGTTCCAAGCGCTACCAGAACATCCATATTCGCACTTTTGTTTACCAGTACACGATAGGCCCCTGTATAAAATGGAGCGCCGATGTAGAACTGAACCGGTGTTGCCAGAAGAAACTGAAACCACCCCATCATCAGTAATTCCGGTACCGGAATAGCCGTATCGAATGGAAGGTGAGCAAGCATCGTGTATAACAATGGCAACGACAGGATAGCAGAAATCATTAAATGAAGCTTTTTCTTCTTTATCTCTTCATCCTTATGGGACTTCTGATCGTCTCGATCTTTCTTTACTACCGCTTCATACCCTAATTTCTTAACCTTTTGTAAAATATCATCGATTGTAATTGCACCAGGTTGATAGTCGACTACACCAGATTCAGTTGTCAAATTTACAAATGCCGTGTCCACACCTGTCGTACGATTCAATCCTTTTTCAATCCGGGTTGAACAAGCCGCACAAGTCATTCCATGGATATCAAGCTCAACTCTTTCTTTACGAACACCATACCCTAGTTTTTCAATTTTGCTAACAATATCCTCTGTCTTTACCTTCTCCCCATCATACGTGACGCTTGCTTTTTCCATCGTGAGATTGACGTTTGCTTCAACGCCATCCATCTTATTTAATACTTTCTCAATTCTTGATGAACATGACGCACAGGTCATACCGGTTACATCAAGAGACAACTGCTTCCTAGTACCCAAAGCTCTCACCTCCTTATTTGGAGAATTGTTGGATCACCTTCATTAATTCCTCAATATGATGATCACCGTCACCTTCTTGTATCGAACTCGCTACACACGTTTTCGTATGTCGCTCGAGTAACGTATACCCAACCTTTTTTAATGCAGCTTGAATGGCTGATAGCTGGATAAGGATATCAACACAATACCGATCATCCCCGACCATCTTTTGTATACCACGTATTTGACCTTCAATTCGCTTTAATCGATTCTGTAGCTGTTGCTTTTCTTCTTCCGTTCTTGGTTCAGAGGGACGCTTATCTGGTTGCACTGAGAGGTTTTCTTCTTCCAAACCGATCAACTCCTTCTGGTTTTCTTACAACCAATATACCCCCCTTAGGTATAAGAGTCAACTACAATGCTCCTCTTTTATCCAAAGAAAAAATCCTGCATTTTAGCAGGATATATAGATTGACGGTTGTTCTTTCCTTTATCCCCGCTCGAGTGGTAGCGTCATACAACGGATACCTCCGCCTCCATTTTCGAGCTCATTAACCTCTACTTCCACTAATTTTTTCTTTTTCAATGTTGGATGGTTTTTAAATAGGCTTTTGTTAGCTTTCGTACTAATCAATATGGTTTCAGGATTCAGGTTTAAGAAATTGATATCCGCAATGGTATGTTTGATATGCTCTATCCACTCTACAGCAAACCCGTGCCTGTTCAAAAAGTCACCTGTCATTTGAAAGCTAAACCCATCTTCTCTCCGAACCAGAACAGGAAAATAACTCATATAGCTTTTCGCAATAAACACGTCAGCCCCCGCTACATTACCATTCATATCAAGGTGCATCGTATCAGGGCGTCTCGGTAAATCGATAAGCCCAATTTCTGAAAATCCAGCTTGAAATAAATGCCCTTGCAACGCTTCCACACTCTCAATGCTTGTCCGAATACCCGTATTAATGAAGACGGCATCTTTATTCAATACCATCACATCTCCGTATTCCAGAGCTTTTAACTTATTATTGGCTTGAATGAGGAACTTCTTTTCATCAAACCACTCCTGGAAAATCCGATGAGACTGAAAATATTCCGGACGCCTCATCGATGTGCCAGCAGCCCCAGGAAGAAGGATGTGCCCAAACACACAGGCGAGATCACGCACAAAGCACCGATTAATTAGCTTCTCGTTAAGCGCTAAGTCATCTGTCGATAAATAAGTGGAGTAATCCACTACTATGACTCCCGCTTTCTCCATTACGCTAACCATCTCTTCATGGTTCCTTCTTGCCTTTTCTTGATCGACCTGCTTTTCCCACTGCACGTCCGTTGCTGTTTGTTGATCAGAAACTTCTAAAATCGAGGGAGAACATACAACTACCGTTTTCAACTCATCTTGTTCATTCCAGCAGTTTAGATTGAACTTCATCGCTTTAGCTCCTTTATGACTCATCATCTTTCTTACTGTCTCCTCTAAAAGAAAAAGGATACTTTCTCGGGTCAAGTATAGCGATCCAAAATGCTGGTTCCTCCGTAATGATTGCCTATTTACTAACAGGGTGTGGAACGTGGATTGTGTATCAAGCTCTCGCTAACATGAGTGCCAAACATCCTGAGAAAGGATCATTTCGTACATACGCTAAACAAGCTTTTGGTTCATGGGCAGGTTTTAGCAACGGCTGGGTTTACTGGTCATCCGAAATGCTTATCACGGAAGCCAACTAACCGCTCTTGCGATATTCGCTCAGTTCTGGTTCCCCAACGTTCCGATCTGGATAACCGCATCCATTTTTGCAGCACTTGGCCTTGTAATTATTTTAGTAGGAGTTCAGCTTGTAGAACGAATGGAGAACCTTTTCGGTATTATGGAGGTCGCCGCCATCGTAATGTTCTTGATCACCGGTGCAGCGGCACTACTTGGTTGGCTCGATCCACTGGAGAGTTCAGCCTCACCTCAAACGCCATCGTTATTTTCAACTAACGGGGTCGGGCTATGGATTGCACTGCTTTACGCATTCTATGCGTTTGGCGGTATTGAGGTCATGGGGTTGATGGCACAGGAGTTAAAGGATCCAAAAGACGCACCAAAAGCCGGAAAGATCATGTTATCGATATTAACGATTATCTATGTTTTGTCATTTGCTTTAGTATTGAAACTCACTCCAACTAAGGAATTAACCTTGATGAAAGTCCTTTTCTCACAGCCTTAACACAATATGATCTACCGTGGATTCAACACGTGTTTAACGCTATTTTAATCATTGCTGGATTTTCAACGATGGTTGCTTCTTTATTTGCCGTCACTTCTATGGTCGTTACGCTCGCAGAAGAAGGTGACGCTCCTGCCTTTTTCGCAAAAAAAAGCAGAAAGGTCTCGCTTCCTGCTTTTGGACTGACCACACTGCTTGTTATAATTTCGATTGGAATAGCATTGCTTCTACCCGAGAATATTTTCGAATACATGACCACTGCTGCTGGATTAATACTCCTGTATAACTGGGTTTTCATTCTTTTTTCTTACCAAAAGCTAATGGCAAACACTAAGAGTGACTATATTAAATTCGTGCTGGCTTTATTCTGATTTTCATAGCTGTCATCGGAACACTATTTGATCAGATCAGTCGAGCTGGTTTTTTTGCGAGTATCGGTTTTATCCTCATCATAGCCGCTGCTACTTATTTTAAGCTGAAGAGAAAGCCAAGTTATGAACGGATTCCCTTCCATTTATTCTTCAATGCAGTAAAGGGACATTTAGATAGTGAAGAATCATCATCAGATAAGAAATACTGCTCCCACTCATAATTATCCTGCTCTCCATACCACTTTAACGCTGGATGAGCCTCAATCCCATCATACGAAAGAAGTCGTTTGCGAATCGCCTTCTTTAGCTTCTTTCCAAACGCGGTCTCCGCATTGATCTCATCAAACACCCACCGAGGTTGAAAAGCAATAAGAAAGTAGGGAAAGTGTCGACTTTTCCTAACCGAATGGGCAGGTGTTGCACAGAAAGCAAAATAAGGTTCCCCATTAAAACAGAACTCCCATTCAGAATTATGTGGGTCTTTCGGTATGTGTCCTGGCCATGGTTTCTCATCCAATTCATGAACTTTATTTATAAGAGTCCAGAATAATGATTGAAACTTGTCTACACTTGCTTCTTGTGGGGCAATCAACCTTGAATCAAATAACACAACCAGCGATGTATACTTCCCAGTATCCCGCGAAACTTCACTGTATTGCTTTAATAATATTCCTAATTGATTACTTGATTCATCATCTTGTGGATCACCCGCAAAACCAAAACGTAGTGTGTCGTTATGAAACCCCAGCTTGCCTGGAATACATGGATATGGGTTTTCGTTATCTTCAATCATTTCTTTAAAATAGGTAAAGGCGGAAAACTTCCAGTCATCAAATTCTTCTCGATGTCCTTCAATCCATCTCTTTGTATACAACTCCATAAATGCGCCCTCCTTAATCCTATACGCGTTATCCTATTAGGAGGGAAAACATTAGGTGTCTGTCTATCCAATTAACATTCTGATGGCCTGACCACCAAAATAAATGCCAAATCCGATTAAGATCAATCCTGAAAGTATTGAAATTCGCTTTAGAATTTCAGGATTAATCCAAACCCTCGCATCTGTCGCAACAGTAGCCATTGTTAGATCCCATGCTGCAATACCAATAAATATCCCAAAGCTATAAACGAGAAGCTGTGAGGTTCCATATACGTTTGTGCAAGAATCGATCCATAAATCCCCAACCAGAATAAAATATTTAACGGATTCGATATGGCCATAAAGAAACCGATTCGAAACGATTTAATGTTTGTTTCCTGACCACCATCTTTCCGCTCCCCTACAATAGAATCAGATTTCATAATGCTTTCAATTCCGGTATACGTTAATACAAAAAAACCAAATAACCATAGGAATGTTTTCATAAATGGCGTATCGACAATATGCGCAAGTCCAAAGTAAATGAGCATCATAAAAATTCCGTCCGCTACCATAGCTCCAAACCCTACCAGCCAGGCATTCATAAATCCGAAACGAATCCCTCTGTCCAACTGTCCTGCATTGATCGGTCCCATTGGTGCTGATAGAGACAATCCCAACAATATATAACTGACGAAAAATGCTCATATTCAACCACCCTTCAGCTTATTCCGTATCAGTCTATTC harbors:
- a CDS encoding ZIP family metal transporter, whose product is MIIPTLINLFFIGFGGLILGSAAGLWAYTYYQHRLEALYLICGGMLIGVISLELIPESVQLFNFWALLVGVSLSLSLFICMDSALHVKFSEKSYLPLIAFVFAILSHNIPVGIALGMNSNSGEFGMALLLALFIHHLPEGVALYILTRISGINGVFVLVAACVVTIVLALSAWLGLESLQSNHVNGIFMGIAIGSLSYVAIHEIIGKVKGRVFKRELFLYTSLGILLLSLYLQISHKFF
- the copZ gene encoding copper chaperone CopZ, which codes for MEQSTLKIEGMTCGHCKSAVKTALKELEGVSDVEVNLEEGTANVSYDPSTVSVSAMNEAVEEQGYDIV
- a CDS encoding heavy metal translocating P-type ATPase, with the translated sequence MGTRKQLSLDVTGMTCASCSSRIEKVLNKMDGVEANVNLTMEKASVTYDGEKVKTEDIVSKIEKLGYGVRKERVELDIHGMTCAACSTRIEKGLNRTTGVDTAFVNLTTESGVVDYQPGAITIDDILQKVKKLGYEAVVKKDRDDQKSHKDEEIKKKKLHLMISAILSLPLLYTMLAHLPFDTAIPVPELLMMGWFQFLLATPVQFYIGAPFYTGAYRVLVNKSANMDVLVALGTSAAYFYSVIEGIRSYLNPSYNPSLYFETSAILITLILVGKLFEDLAKGRTTQAITKLLNLQAKEASVIREGVEVKVPVDQVQVGDMIVVRPGEKIPVDGIVKKGASSVDESMITGESIPIEKAEGSSVIGSTMNENGTLTMRAEKVGKDTALAGIIRIVEEAQGSKAPIQRMADVISGIFVPIVVAIAAITFLVWYFLVDPYNLPQALEAGIAVLVIACPCALGLATPTSIMVGTGKGAEQGILFKGGEFLEGTHKVDAILLDKTGTITKGKPEVTDFIVFGDDEKNVLKRLIAAEKASEHPLARSIVQYGLEKEVKVEEAEQFEAVPGHGIVAAVQEKQIFVGTRKLMKREQIAFSQFEEQMAEFETEGKTAMFIAFDGEVQGIIAVADTVKETSKNAIRELRSLGIDVYMITGDNRRTAEAIGKQVELNGVFAEVLPEEKANKVKELQEQGKRVAMVGDGINDAPALATADIGMAIGTGTDVAIETADVTLVGGDLEHIPKAIHLSRKTMRNIRQNLFWALFYNSIGVPIAAIGLLAPWVAGAAMAFSSVSVVTNSLRLKRIKL
- a CDS encoding metal-sensing transcriptional repressor, whose product is MEEENLSVQPDKRPSEPRTEEEKQQLQNRLKRIEGQIRGIQKMVGDDRYCVDILIQLSAIQAALKKVGYTLLERHTKTCVASSIQEGDGDHHIEELMKVIQQFSK
- a CDS encoding arginine deiminase family protein, with protein sequence MMSHKGAKAMKFNLNCWNEQDELKTVVVCSPSILEVSDQQTATDVQWEKQVDQEKARRNHEEMVSVMEKAGVIVVDYSTYLSTDDLALNEKLINRCFVRDLACVFGHILLPGAAGTSMRRPEYFQSHRIFQEWFDEKKFLIQANNKLKALEYGDVMVLNKDAVFINTGIRTSIESVEALQGHLFQAGFSEIGLIDLPRRPDTMHLDMNGNVAGADVFIAKSYMSYFPVLVRREDGFSFQMTGDFLNRHGFAVEWIEHIKHTIADINFLNLNPETILISTKANKSLFKNHPTLKKKKLVEVEVNELENGGGGIRCMTLPLERG
- a CDS encoding YqcI/YcgG family protein, giving the protein MELYTKRWIEGHREEFDDWKFSAFTYFKEMIEDNENPYPCIPGKLGFHNDTLRFGFAGDPQDDESSNQLGILLKQYSEVSRDTGKYTSLVVLFDSRLIAPQEASVDKFQSLFWTLINKVHELDEKPWPGHIPKDPHNSEWEFCFNGEPYFAFCATPAHSVRKSRHFPYFLIAFQPRWVFDEINAETAFGKKLKKAIRKRLLSYDGIEAHPALKWYGEQDNYEWEQYFLSDDDSSLSKCPFTALKNKWKGIRS